A stretch of the Kroppenstedtia eburnea genome encodes the following:
- the pcrA gene encoding DNA helicase PcrA codes for MAQNTWTKGSLLQGLNPDQRLAVETTEGPLLIVAGAGSGKTRVLTNRVAYLLSEKRIHPWNILAITFTNKAAREMKGRIHALAGAEAEEIWISTFHSMCVRILRRDIDRLGYNRNFTILDTSDQLTVIKQILKEKNLDPKQVPPRGLLNRISNAKNQLQSARDMKERAQSHMDELAAEIFESYQDKLRTNQSLDFDDLLTETVRLFRQVPEVLDYYRRKFQYIHVDEYQDTNHVQYVLVRLLAEHHRNLCVVGDSDQSIYRFRGADITNILHFERDYPEAQVIKLEQNYRSTQTILKAANGVIARNTERKPKDLWTKNASGEPVQLYEAENEHEEAYFVADTVVKERKDGKDYKSFAVLYRTNAQSRVLEEVFMKSNIPYRMVGGLKFYERKEIKDLLAYLRLIVNPDDDLSLRRVINVPKRGIGQATVDKIAAFADQQGISMMRALLEVEAIGLSNRFLRPLEKFTGLIKELNAMLEYLSAGELTEEVLEKTGYREELKKEETVEAASRLENIDEFLSVTREFEEKNEDKSLVAFLTDLALISDVDTLEDDTEAPEDAVTLMTLHSAKGLEFPQVFLVGMEEGIFPHSRTLDDPEELEEERRLAYVGITRAEEKLYLTRAKMRMLFGQTSANPPSIFLREIPQELVEPVGKPAAVLQKPVLRQGRVRPVPDTETDWRVGDKVNHKKWGIGTVVKMQGEGQDLELNIAFPAPTGVKRLLAQFAPITKI; via the coding sequence ATGGCGCAAAACACCTGGACGAAGGGCTCCCTTCTCCAAGGGTTGAACCCCGATCAGAGACTGGCGGTGGAGACGACGGAAGGCCCGCTTCTGATCGTGGCCGGGGCCGGCAGTGGCAAAACGCGGGTGTTGACCAACCGGGTGGCCTACCTGTTGTCGGAGAAACGGATTCATCCGTGGAATATCCTGGCGATCACATTCACCAACAAAGCGGCCCGGGAGATGAAAGGCCGGATCCACGCGTTGGCGGGAGCTGAGGCGGAGGAGATCTGGATCTCCACCTTTCACTCCATGTGTGTCCGTATCCTGCGCCGGGATATTGACCGGCTCGGTTATAACCGGAATTTCACCATTCTGGACACTTCCGATCAACTGACAGTGATCAAACAGATTTTAAAGGAGAAGAACCTGGATCCGAAACAGGTTCCACCCCGGGGATTGTTAAACCGGATCAGCAACGCGAAGAACCAGCTCCAATCCGCCCGGGACATGAAGGAGCGGGCCCAGAGCCACATGGACGAATTGGCGGCGGAGATCTTTGAATCCTACCAGGACAAGCTTCGCACCAATCAATCCCTGGATTTTGACGATCTGTTGACGGAGACGGTCCGCCTGTTCCGGCAGGTGCCGGAAGTGCTGGACTATTATCGGAGGAAATTCCAATATATCCATGTGGATGAATATCAGGATACCAACCACGTGCAGTATGTCCTCGTCCGCCTGTTGGCGGAACATCACCGCAATCTGTGCGTGGTGGGGGATTCCGATCAGTCCATCTATCGCTTCCGCGGGGCGGACATCACCAACATTCTTCATTTTGAACGGGATTATCCTGAGGCCCAAGTGATTAAACTGGAACAGAACTATCGCTCCACCCAGACGATCCTGAAGGCGGCCAACGGGGTCATCGCCCGCAATACGGAGCGCAAGCCGAAGGATCTGTGGACGAAGAATGCATCCGGGGAGCCGGTGCAGCTCTATGAAGCGGAGAATGAACACGAAGAAGCCTATTTTGTGGCAGACACCGTTGTAAAAGAGCGGAAAGACGGGAAGGATTACAAAAGTTTCGCGGTTTTGTACCGGACCAATGCCCAGTCCCGGGTGTTGGAAGAAGTGTTCATGAAGTCCAACATCCCTTACCGGATGGTGGGCGGGTTGAAGTTTTACGAGCGGAAGGAGATCAAAGATCTGCTGGCCTATTTGCGGCTGATAGTCAACCCCGACGATGACCTCAGTTTGCGCCGGGTGATCAATGTGCCCAAACGGGGGATCGGGCAGGCCACGGTGGATAAAATTGCAGCGTTCGCCGACCAACAGGGGATCTCCATGATGCGGGCGCTCCTGGAGGTGGAGGCGATCGGCCTCTCCAACCGCTTCCTGCGGCCCCTGGAGAAATTCACCGGCCTGATCAAAGAGCTGAACGCGATGCTGGAATATCTGTCGGCGGGGGAGCTGACAGAAGAAGTGCTGGAGAAGACCGGCTACCGGGAGGAACTGAAAAAGGAAGAGACCGTGGAAGCGGCCAGCCGCCTGGAAAACATCGATGAGTTTCTCTCCGTGACCCGGGAGTTTGAAGAGAAAAACGAAGATAAATCCCTGGTGGCCTTTTTGACGGATCTGGCCTTGATCTCCGATGTGGACACTCTGGAGGATGACACGGAGGCTCCGGAGGATGCCGTCACCCTGATGACCCTGCACTCCGCCAAAGGGCTGGAATTTCCCCAGGTGTTCCTGGTGGGGATGGAAGAGGGGATCTTCCCCCACAGCCGCACCCTGGACGATCCCGAGGAGCTGGAGGAGGAGCGGAGGCTGGCCTATGTGGGCATCACCCGGGCGGAAGAGAAACTGTATCTCACCCGGGCGAAGATGCGGATGCTCTTCGGCCAGACCAGCGCCAACCCTCCATCCATTTTCCTGCGGGAGATTCCCCAGGAGCTGGTGGAGCCGGTCGGAAAGCCTGCGGCGGTATTGCAGAAGCCGGTGCTGCGCCAGGGGCGGGTCCGCCCGGTCCCTGACACGGAGACGGATTGGCGCGTGGGGGACAAGGTGAATCATAAGAAATGGGGAATCGGCACCGTGGTCAAGATGCAAGGGGAGGGCCAGGACCTGGAGCTGAACATCGCTTTTCCCGCCCCCACCGGTGTGAAAAGATTGTTGGCCCAGTTTGCCCCGATCACCAAAATTTAG
- the ligA gene encoding NAD-dependent DNA ligase LigA yields MERKEAEQRIEALRREIHEHDHRYHVLNQPVISDQEYDAMMRELLGLEQEHPELVTPDSPSQRVGGEPLPYFEKVRHTQPMLSLANAFNFEELQEFDRRIRRLAEVDGVDYVCELKIDGLAVSIRYEEGVMVRGATRGDGTTGENITQNLKTIRSLPLRLRDAVTLEVRGEAFLPRKEFERINRQKESRGETLFANPRNAAAGALRQLDPKLTAERALDIFLYGIGEIHGTETPGTHTESLDLLSRLGLKVNPDRVTVKGIDDVMQFIDHWREHREELGYDIDGIVIKVDDLELRERLGTTAKSPRWAIAYKFPAEEGVTVLRGVEIKVGRTGAVTPTALLDPVILAGTTVQRATLHNEDFIREKEILLGDHVIVKKAGDIIPEVVGVVQERRTGEEKPYQMPTECPECGSELVRLEGEVALRCINPQCPAQTREGIIHFVSRGAMNIEGLGEKVVTQLFNADLVRGPADLYDLKAEDLLPLERMGKKSVENLLAAIEESKQNSVEKLIFGLGIRFVGAKGALILAQHFGGMEAIMAADREELEAVDEIGPKMAESIETYFDKPEVKETLRRLEAAGVNMMYKGPAPVQRGDSDSPFAGKTVVLTGTLESMSRKEAADRIEAQGGKVTGSVSKNTDYVIAGEKAGSKLKKARDLGVDVVDEQAFLAMLEG; encoded by the coding sequence GTGGAGCGGAAAGAAGCGGAACAGCGGATCGAGGCCCTGCGCCGGGAGATCCATGAGCATGACCATCGGTACCATGTGCTGAACCAGCCGGTGATCAGCGATCAGGAATATGATGCCATGATGCGGGAGTTGCTCGGGCTGGAGCAGGAGCACCCGGAACTCGTCACCCCCGATTCCCCCAGTCAGCGTGTCGGTGGGGAGCCACTCCCCTATTTTGAAAAAGTGCGCCACACCCAGCCGATGCTGAGTCTGGCCAATGCCTTCAATTTTGAGGAGTTGCAGGAGTTTGACCGGCGGATTCGCAGGCTGGCCGAAGTGGACGGGGTGGATTATGTCTGCGAGCTGAAGATTGACGGGCTGGCGGTCTCCATCCGCTATGAAGAGGGCGTGATGGTGCGCGGGGCCACCCGGGGGGACGGCACCACCGGGGAGAACATCACCCAAAATCTGAAGACGATCCGCTCTCTGCCCCTTCGTTTGCGGGATGCAGTCACTCTGGAAGTGCGTGGAGAAGCCTTCCTCCCCCGAAAAGAGTTTGAACGGATCAACCGGCAGAAGGAGAGTCGCGGTGAGACTCTGTTCGCCAATCCCCGCAATGCGGCGGCGGGAGCCCTGCGTCAGTTGGATCCCAAACTGACCGCAGAGCGGGCCCTCGATATCTTCCTCTACGGGATCGGGGAAATCCACGGTACAGAGACGCCGGGGACCCATACCGAATCCCTGGATCTTTTGTCCCGGCTCGGTCTGAAGGTGAACCCCGACCGGGTGACCGTCAAGGGTATCGACGATGTGATGCAGTTTATCGACCATTGGCGGGAACACCGGGAAGAGCTGGGCTATGACATCGATGGGATTGTGATCAAGGTGGATGACCTGGAGCTGAGAGAGAGGCTGGGCACCACCGCCAAGAGCCCCCGCTGGGCGATCGCCTACAAGTTTCCCGCGGAGGAAGGCGTCACCGTACTCCGGGGAGTTGAGATCAAGGTGGGCCGGACCGGGGCCGTCACTCCCACCGCTTTGTTGGATCCCGTCATCCTGGCGGGCACCACCGTCCAGCGGGCCACCCTTCACAATGAGGATTTCATCCGGGAAAAAGAGATCCTGTTGGGGGATCATGTGATTGTGAAAAAGGCGGGGGATATTATTCCCGAGGTGGTCGGTGTCGTTCAAGAGCGCCGCACCGGGGAGGAGAAACCCTACCAGATGCCGACGGAATGTCCCGAATGCGGCAGTGAGCTCGTCCGGTTGGAGGGGGAGGTGGCCCTGCGCTGCATCAACCCCCAATGCCCCGCCCAGACCCGGGAAGGGATCATTCACTTCGTCTCCCGGGGAGCGATGAATATCGAAGGGCTCGGGGAAAAAGTGGTCACCCAGCTTTTCAACGCCGACCTGGTCCGGGGACCGGCGGATCTTTACGACCTGAAGGCGGAGGACCTCCTCCCCCTGGAGCGGATGGGGAAGAAATCGGTGGAAAATCTCTTGGCCGCCATCGAGGAAAGTAAGCAAAACTCCGTCGAAAAGCTGATCTTCGGCCTGGGGATACGCTTTGTCGGTGCCAAAGGGGCCCTGATTTTGGCGCAGCACTTCGGCGGGATGGAAGCCATCATGGCGGCGGACCGGGAGGAGCTGGAGGCCGTTGATGAGATCGGGCCCAAAATGGCGGAAAGCATCGAGACCTACTTCGACAAACCGGAAGTGAAGGAGACGCTCCGCCGGCTGGAAGCGGCGGGGGTCAATATGATGTATAAGGGACCGGCTCCGGTGCAGCGGGGAGATTCCGACAGCCCCTTCGCCGGCAAAACCGTGGTGCTCACCGGCACACTGGAATCCATGTCCCGCAAGGAAGCCGCCGACCGCATCGAAGCACAGGGCGGCAAGGTGACCGGCAGCGTCAGCAAAAACACCGACTACGTCATCGCCGGAGAAAAGGCCGGTTCCAAACTGAAAAAAGCCCGTGACCTCGGGGTGGACGTGGTGGATGAACAAGCCTTTTTGGCGATGCTGGAGGGGTGA
- a CDS encoding TetR/AcrR family transcriptional regulator codes for MREDQKKEGKQSFIADVRREQIIEAAIKTLDEIGYVKASLAQIAKRAGISTALISYHFADKNDLMNHLLLNLLEGSTSYILERVNQESTPHKKLNAFITASLAYQDTHPARNTALIEIIFNARTPDNIPYYKLNDDGDGDPITDELRSILRNGQKNGDFGKFNVDVMTHVIQGAIGEYMFNTDITKKVDLETYSRELVNIVNQALKTGE; via the coding sequence ATGAGAGAAGATCAAAAAAAAGAAGGTAAACAGTCATTTATCGCTGATGTAAGACGTGAACAAATTATAGAGGCAGCAATCAAAACTCTTGATGAAATTGGTTACGTTAAAGCAAGCCTTGCACAAATCGCAAAACGTGCCGGAATCAGCACAGCTCTTATTTCTTACCACTTTGCAGATAAAAATGATTTGATGAATCACCTGCTGTTAAACCTTTTAGAAGGATCAACATCATATATTTTAGAGAGAGTAAATCAGGAAAGTACGCCACATAAGAAGTTAAATGCTTTTATTACCGCAAGTTTGGCCTATCAAGATACTCACCCTGCACGCAATACGGCTCTGATAGAAATTATCTTTAATGCCAGAACACCCGATAACATTCCATACTATAAGTTAAATGACGATGGAGATGGCGACCCGATTACGGATGAACTTCGGTCAATACTACGTAACGGCCAGAAGAATGGTGATTTTGGAAAATTTAATGTAGATGTGATGACTCATGTGATTCAAGGAGCAATTGGAGAATACATGTTTAACACTGATATAACAAAAAAAGTCGACTTGGAAACGTATAGCAGAGAACTTGTAAACATTGTTAATCAAGCATTAAAAACAGGGGAATAG
- a CDS encoding YqeB family protein produces MTNKTVLGLSAGEKVIIAIIPPLLGALLGWFVPTVADWVIKIPFIPFEGVFKWVTTLESDWVSIIAAILGVLAGVFFVLHAFSESLKIIITDEEVKLIIKGSVKIIHKEELSAVYMEGKHIVFLTADGTELFRGQPESKKELISEAFRQHRYPWREKDPFENQYQRWVTDHPDFPSHVNALLYARERALKNEETDEAKVLRKDLADLGVVIRDEDHRQYVRVVER; encoded by the coding sequence GTGACTAACAAAACAGTTCTGGGTTTATCTGCCGGCGAAAAAGTTATAATCGCAATTATACCGCCGCTTCTTGGAGCATTACTTGGTTGGTTTGTACCCACTGTTGCAGATTGGGTAATAAAGATCCCGTTTATTCCTTTTGAAGGTGTGTTTAAATGGGTTACAACATTGGAAAGCGATTGGGTTTCAATTATAGCAGCCATTTTAGGCGTGCTTGCTGGAGTATTTTTTGTACTGCATGCCTTTAGCGAGTCCCTTAAAATTATTATCACAGATGAAGAAGTAAAGCTGATTATTAAAGGGAGTGTAAAAATTATTCATAAAGAGGAACTCTCTGCTGTTTACATGGAAGGAAAACATATAGTGTTCCTCACTGCCGATGGAACTGAACTATTTCGAGGACAACCTGAATCAAAGAAAGAATTGATATCCGAGGCTTTTAGACAACACCGGTATCCGTGGAGAGAAAAAGACCCCTTCGAGAATCAGTATCAGCGTTGGGTAACTGACCATCCAGACTTTCCCTCCCATGTCAATGCCCTGCTGTATGCAAGGGAACGTGCTTTGAAGAATGAGGAAACAGATGAAGCCAAGGTGCTTCGAAAAGATCTGGCTGATCTCGGAGTTGTTATTCGTGATGAGGATCACCGGCAGTACGTAAGAGTGGTTGAGAGGTGA
- a CDS encoding helix-turn-helix domain-containing protein, with protein MHHPNHIPLADQPFNRLAPALIERREQAIGLGNNIRYRRKELGLTQSELAEGIISVPYLSLIENEKAHPKPDILTPLAKRLHSSVKDLLGVIDQDDLRRADFLIDKIRTSQVYERYDEAKASLEELKKLSGETPDQRVHIKTDLIEINFLIHFAEKEKYQAKFAAFEQRWGSPKEDTNLLVWYLRMKGNIHFLEDMYDQALLCYKQAEKLFPQVTDDIEKAYIYGNLGKTHLILSDPALGILYTEKAINIMLKKDRWLEVCSMFNILGACHTNKGNFQDAIECFERVLRIADQFKFSKILISRTYHELGVCYLRLEDCKQAIHYLNQSLEVVSPDHLPPWEEGFVHQILCRTYLKTGELDQAQHHIEKAIPLLESRERLKSECLIFLGQIHYHRGDYQKFIRCYREAIQSFLRLGAPENAARASHTLGKHYIQSGDPDEGVRYLLQAVDHYHQLLPSINFEVELPEKT; from the coding sequence TTGCATCATCCCAATCATATTCCCCTTGCGGATCAGCCGTTCAACCGGCTCGCTCCCGCATTGATCGAAAGGAGGGAACAAGCCATCGGTCTGGGAAACAATATCCGATACAGGAGAAAGGAACTGGGGCTCACCCAGTCCGAACTTGCCGAGGGGATCATTTCCGTACCCTACCTGAGTCTGATCGAAAATGAAAAGGCTCATCCCAAACCCGATATCCTCACCCCCCTCGCCAAGCGCCTCCACTCCTCTGTAAAAGATCTTCTCGGTGTCATCGATCAAGACGATCTCCGCCGGGCGGATTTTTTGATTGACAAAATCCGCACTTCCCAGGTGTATGAACGATATGATGAAGCAAAAGCCTCCCTCGAAGAATTGAAAAAACTCTCCGGGGAGACCCCCGATCAACGGGTCCATATCAAAACCGATCTGATAGAGATCAATTTTTTGATTCATTTTGCCGAAAAAGAGAAGTACCAGGCCAAATTTGCGGCTTTTGAACAGAGATGGGGAAGCCCGAAGGAAGATACCAACCTGCTGGTCTGGTACCTGCGGATGAAAGGGAACATTCACTTTTTGGAAGATATGTACGATCAGGCCCTCCTCTGCTACAAGCAGGCGGAAAAATTGTTTCCCCAAGTGACGGATGACATTGAAAAGGCCTACATTTACGGGAATCTGGGTAAAACCCACCTGATCCTTTCCGACCCCGCCCTCGGCATCCTGTATACTGAGAAAGCGATCAATATCATGTTGAAGAAGGATCGTTGGCTGGAAGTGTGCTCCATGTTCAACATCCTGGGTGCTTGCCACACCAACAAAGGCAACTTCCAGGATGCAATCGAATGTTTTGAACGGGTGCTCCGCATCGCCGATCAGTTTAAATTCTCCAAAATACTGATTTCCCGGACTTATCATGAGCTGGGTGTCTGTTATCTCAGGTTGGAGGATTGCAAACAGGCGATCCATTATCTGAACCAGTCCCTGGAAGTGGTCAGTCCCGATCATCTGCCCCCCTGGGAAGAGGGATTCGTCCATCAGATTTTGTGTCGAACCTATCTGAAAACCGGGGAGTTGGATCAAGCGCAACATCACATTGAGAAAGCGATCCCCCTGCTGGAATCCCGGGAACGCCTCAAATCCGAATGTCTGATTTTTCTGGGACAAATCCATTATCACCGGGGGGATTACCAGAAATTCATCCGCTGCTACCGGGAAGCGATTCAATCTTTTCTTCGTCTGGGTGCCCCGGAAAATGCGGCCCGGGCCTCCCACACTCTGGGCAAGCATTATATTCAATCGGGGGATCCCGATGAGGGAGTCCGCTATCTCCTGCAAGCGGTGGACCACTACCACCAGCTGCTTCCCAGCATCAACTTTGAAGTGGAGCTGCCTGAAAAAACCTGA
- a CDS encoding transglutaminase-like domain-containing protein, whose translation MKKILLTGGILLVVMAVITTAGCNPMSAFETEAEPNLSHWDRVAAEKNEQLPLTKLKLKPYADEVSAALSSPRYQRFAVNSHFRVAGTVKEYEEFQSEFVWIEVEKVKGGKETGEKDLSFYTHIKDGKFSRQVSLFAGEGEYRVTVRLPSAEREDRFYDLARFHVINVNPEIDREVAMTRAGLQAGLKLEAPGDGYVQTDGEIRLKGSIEKGEARRVMVRVEKGGKEWKHLLRLQEGSFDTRIPLFYGKGIHKLTVMTPDPEREDYYNEGATLLAHNRSPEEKSPIEYFKHYDSRGIKLEHPLAGGGKGEMKYRIKGSIDPEAPFAAKTKHLIVQTKKGGLEATYFIPVKNYRFDGSFWLRFGKGAYEVTVNVPEITDQQRDYFRFFGVARFTVNNTADQDLRNLLPSRGIQSNHPSIQNLARDLTRGKQTEREKALAIYAYVAQNIRYDVWKFRTDAFKYDDSAIKALRQKKGVCQDYSFLAIALLRSIDMEARFVEGVADGNRHAWVEVKADGKWITMDPTWGSGYTDSRDRFVKRYTTKYFDPNPAEFAKTHRRTGVMY comes from the coding sequence ATGAAAAAAATCCTTCTGACCGGGGGGATTCTGCTGGTCGTCATGGCAGTGATCACAACCGCCGGTTGCAATCCCATGTCCGCTTTCGAGACGGAGGCGGAACCCAATCTGAGCCATTGGGACCGTGTTGCGGCGGAAAAGAACGAACAGCTGCCATTGACCAAACTGAAACTGAAACCCTACGCTGATGAGGTGAGTGCGGCTCTTTCCTCACCCCGATATCAACGCTTTGCCGTCAATTCCCATTTCCGGGTGGCCGGCACCGTGAAAGAATACGAGGAGTTTCAATCTGAATTTGTTTGGATTGAAGTGGAAAAGGTGAAGGGCGGGAAGGAGACCGGTGAAAAAGACCTTTCCTTTTACACCCATATCAAGGACGGGAAGTTCAGCCGCCAGGTTTCCCTGTTTGCAGGTGAAGGGGAGTACCGGGTGACTGTCCGGCTCCCCAGTGCGGAACGGGAAGACCGGTTTTACGATTTGGCCCGTTTCCATGTGATCAATGTCAATCCGGAGATCGATCGGGAGGTGGCAATGACACGGGCCGGCTTGCAAGCCGGTTTGAAATTGGAAGCTCCGGGTGACGGCTATGTCCAAACCGACGGGGAAATCCGGTTGAAAGGCTCCATCGAAAAGGGCGAAGCCCGGCGGGTGATGGTGCGGGTGGAAAAGGGCGGCAAGGAGTGGAAGCACCTGCTGCGGCTGCAGGAGGGTTCTTTCGATACCCGGATCCCGCTTTTTTATGGGAAGGGAATCCATAAACTGACGGTGATGACTCCGGACCCCGAACGGGAGGACTACTACAATGAGGGGGCGACCCTGCTCGCCCACAACCGTTCCCCGGAGGAAAAATCGCCGATCGAGTACTTCAAGCATTATGACAGCCGGGGGATCAAACTGGAGCACCCCCTCGCCGGGGGCGGCAAGGGGGAGATGAAATACCGTATCAAGGGCTCCATCGATCCGGAAGCTCCCTTTGCTGCGAAAACCAAGCATCTGATCGTCCAGACGAAGAAGGGCGGACTGGAAGCCACTTATTTCATCCCCGTGAAAAATTACCGGTTTGATGGATCCTTCTGGCTTCGCTTCGGCAAAGGGGCCTATGAAGTGACTGTCAATGTTCCCGAAATCACGGACCAACAGCGGGATTATTTCCGGTTTTTCGGGGTGGCGCGCTTTACAGTGAACAACACTGCGGACCAGGACTTGCGCAACCTGCTTCCCTCCCGGGGGATCCAGTCGAATCACCCTTCCATTCAAAATTTGGCCCGGGATCTGACCCGGGGAAAACAGACGGAGCGGGAGAAAGCCCTGGCCATTTATGCATATGTGGCCCAAAATATCCGCTACGATGTGTGGAAATTCCGGACGGATGCTTTTAAATATGATGATTCGGCGATCAAGGCACTCCGTCAAAAGAAGGGGGTCTGTCAGGATTACAGTTTCCTCGCCATCGCCCTGCTCCGTTCCATCGATATGGAAGCCCGCTTTGTGGAAGGGGTGGCCGACGGAAACCGTCATGCATGGGTGGAAGTGAAGGCGGACGGAAAATGGATCACGATGGACCCCACCTGGGGGTCCGGGTATACCGACTCCCGTGACCGGTTTGTAAAGAGATACACCACCAAGTATTTCGATCCCAATCCAGCGGAGTTTGCCAAAACCCATCGGCGGACGGGTGTGATGTACTAG
- a CDS encoding RluA family pseudouridine synthase — protein sequence MDRKPDYVHQVREEEEGKMVRQLLRNRFRFSRRMFRRLKEAEAVEVNGETVYLTSRVKAGDRIAVFLPGDAGDGVKPQSLPLRVVHEDEDLIILDKQPGVVVHPTRNYSEGTLANGLAAYWQERGEFHLVRPVTRLDKDTSGLIVFAKHPHAHAVLSGQMERKRYLREYLAVVHGSLEMEEGRVEEPIARSSETPHLRTVSPEGAPARTQYRVVRRWPEATLVRLRLETGRTHQIRVHMAHLGHPLYGDTLYGGRTAGIDRQALHAVRLSLIHPRDGKKRCWESPLPEDIHLLMESLSPF from the coding sequence ATGGACCGAAAACCGGATTATGTCCATCAAGTTCGGGAGGAAGAAGAGGGCAAGATGGTGAGGCAATTGCTCCGCAACCGATTTCGATTCTCCCGCCGCATGTTTCGTCGCTTGAAGGAGGCGGAGGCGGTGGAGGTGAACGGGGAGACGGTGTATCTCACCTCCCGGGTGAAAGCGGGGGATCGGATCGCAGTATTTCTGCCCGGGGATGCAGGGGACGGGGTGAAACCGCAATCCCTCCCGCTCCGGGTGGTGCATGAGGATGAGGATCTGATCATCCTGGATAAACAGCCGGGGGTGGTGGTTCATCCCACCCGGAATTATTCGGAGGGAACCTTGGCCAACGGGTTGGCCGCCTATTGGCAAGAACGGGGAGAATTCCATCTCGTGCGTCCGGTCACCCGGTTGGACAAGGATACTTCCGGTCTGATCGTATTTGCCAAACATCCCCATGCTCATGCGGTTCTGTCCGGACAGATGGAACGGAAACGCTATCTGCGGGAGTATTTGGCCGTGGTTCACGGCAGTCTGGAAATGGAGGAGGGGAGGGTGGAGGAACCGATCGCCCGCTCATCGGAAACTCCCCATCTCCGCACGGTCTCCCCGGAGGGGGCGCCCGCCCGCACCCAGTACCGGGTGGTCAGGCGGTGGCCGGAGGCCACGTTGGTTCGGCTGCGTCTGGAGACAGGGCGGACCCATCAGATTCGCGTTCATATGGCCCATCTGGGACATCCGCTGTACGGTGACACCCTGTACGGCGGCCGGACAGCCGGCATTGACCGGCAGGCTTTGCACGCAGTGCGGCTCTCTTTGATCCACCCCCGGGACGGGAAAAAGCGTTGCTGGGAATCCCCGTTGCCGGAAGATATTCACCTGCTTATGGAATCCCTGTCACCATTTTGA